A part of Winslowiella toletana genomic DNA contains:
- the argB gene encoding acetylglutamate kinase, translating to MTNPLIIKLGGVLLDSEEALARLFDALVTYRESHQRPLLIVHGGGCLVDELMKKLALPVEKKNGLRVTPPDQIDIITGALAGTANKTLLAWAKKYAINAVGLCLGDGSSVNVTQLDEALGHVGNATPGSPVLINSLLAGGFLPVISSIGITAEGELMNVNADQAATALAATLGADLILLSDVSGILDGKGQRIEEMTAAKAEQLIAQGIITDGMIVKVNAALDAARTLGRPVDIASWRNAEQLPTLFNGVSIGTRILA from the coding sequence ATGACTAATCCATTAATTATCAAACTGGGCGGCGTGTTGTTAGATAGCGAAGAGGCGCTGGCGCGTCTGTTTGACGCGCTGGTGACCTACCGTGAATCGCATCAGCGTCCGCTGCTGATCGTGCACGGCGGCGGCTGCCTGGTTGACGAACTGATGAAGAAACTGGCGCTGCCGGTAGAGAAAAAGAACGGCCTGCGTGTTACCCCGCCGGATCAGATTGATATTATCACTGGCGCGCTGGCAGGTACCGCCAACAAAACGCTGCTGGCGTGGGCAAAAAAATATGCTATCAATGCTGTTGGCCTGTGCCTCGGTGACGGTAGCAGCGTCAACGTGACGCAACTGGATGAAGCGCTGGGTCACGTCGGCAATGCCACGCCGGGTTCACCGGTATTGATCAACTCCCTGCTGGCGGGCGGTTTTCTGCCGGTGATTAGCTCGATTGGCATCACCGCAGAAGGTGAGCTGATGAACGTCAATGCTGACCAGGCAGCCACCGCGCTGGCGGCCACCCTTGGCGCCGATCTGATTCTGCTGTCCGATGTCAGCGGCATTCTGGATGGTAAAGGTCAGCGCATCGAAGAGATGACGGCGGCAAAAGCTGAGCAGCTGATCGCGCAGGGCATTATTACCGATGGCATGATTGTGAAAGTGAACGCCGCACTGGATGCCGCCCGTACGCTGGGCCGTCCGGTAGACATTGCCAGCTGGCGCAATGCAGAACAACTGCCAACTTTATTTAACGGTGTGTCCATTGGCACCCGGATTCTCGCATAA
- the argE gene encoding acetylornithine deacetylase translates to MKTKLPPFIELYRQLIAIPSISATDSALDQSNETLINLLAGWFRDLGFSVEVQPVPGTRHKFNMLAKSGAGAGGLLLAGHSDTVPYDDGRWTRDPFTLTEHDNKLYGLGTADMKGFFAFILDALRDVDTSTLEKPLYILATADEETTMAGASYFAKSTTLRPDCAIIGEPTSLKPVRAHKGHLSQAIRIEGQSGHSSDPARGVNAIELMHESIGHLMNLRNTLKERYHHDGFAIPYPTMNFGHIHGGDAANRICACCELHMDIRPLPGLTLSDLDGLLNEALAPVSERWPGRLTVGELHPPIPGYECPPDHQLVQVVEKLLGTPTEVVNYCTEAPFIQQVCPTLVLGPGSINQAHQPDEFIDMAFIKPTRELIAQVVQHFCH, encoded by the coding sequence GTGAAGACAAAATTACCCCCTTTTATTGAACTCTACCGCCAGTTGATCGCTATACCGTCAATCAGCGCCACCGACAGCGCGCTCGATCAGAGTAATGAAACTTTAATCAATTTACTGGCCGGCTGGTTTCGTGACCTTGGCTTCAGTGTTGAAGTGCAGCCAGTGCCGGGAACGCGCCATAAATTTAATATGCTGGCGAAAAGCGGCGCCGGCGCCGGTGGTCTGCTGTTAGCCGGTCACAGCGACACCGTCCCTTATGATGATGGCCGCTGGACCCGTGATCCTTTTACCCTGACTGAACACGATAACAAGCTGTATGGTCTGGGCACTGCCGATATGAAAGGCTTCTTTGCCTTTATTCTTGATGCGCTGCGTGATGTGGATACTTCCACACTGGAAAAACCGCTGTATATCCTCGCTACCGCAGATGAAGAGACCACCATGGCGGGCGCCAGCTACTTTGCTAAGTCCACTACCCTGCGTCCTGACTGCGCCATTATCGGCGAGCCGACATCGCTGAAGCCGGTGCGCGCCCATAAAGGCCATCTGTCGCAGGCGATTCGTATTGAGGGGCAGTCTGGCCACTCCAGCGATCCAGCCCGCGGCGTCAACGCGATTGAGCTGATGCACGAGAGCATTGGCCATCTGATGAATCTGCGCAACACGCTGAAAGAGCGTTATCACCACGACGGCTTTGCCATCCCCTATCCGACGATGAACTTTGGCCATATTCATGGTGGCGATGCGGCAAACCGTATTTGCGCCTGCTGTGAGTTGCATATGGATATTCGTCCGCTGCCGGGACTGACGCTGAGCGATCTTGATGGTCTGTTGAATGAAGCGCTGGCACCGGTGAGTGAGCGCTGGCCAGGCCGGTTGACCGTTGGTGAACTGCATCCGCCCATTCCTGGCTACGAATGCCCGCCCGATCATCAGCTGGTGCAGGTAGTGGAGAAACTGCTGGGAACACCAACCGAAGTGGTGAACTACTGCACCGAAGCGCCGTTTATCCAGCAGGTCTGTCCGACGCTGGTACTGGGTCCGGGTTCAATTAATCAGGCGCATCAGCCCGATGAGTTTATCGATATGGCGTTTATTAAGCCGACGCGCGAACTGATTGCACAAGTCGTGCAGCACTTTTGCCATTAA
- the argC gene encoding N-acetyl-gamma-glutamyl-phosphate reductase, translated as MLNTLIVGASGYAGVELATFLNRHPHMNITALAVSAQSPDAGKLLSDLHPQLKGVIDLPLQPLSDPAEYAGKVDVVFLATAHEVSHDLAPEFLKAGCVVFDLSGAFRVNDENFFTQYYGFTHQHQQWLDKAVYGLAEWQHDKIKEAQLIAVPGCYPTAAQLALKPLVAADLLNNAQWPVINATSGVSGAGRKASMNTSFCEVSLKAYNLFAHRHQPEIAAHLGVPVIFNPHLGNFPRGILETITCRVKAGVTRVDVAEAFHNAYHDKPLVRVYQQGVPELKAVVGLPFCDIGFAIQGEHLIIVAVEDNLLKGASSQAVQCLNIRFGFPETQSLI; from the coding sequence ATGTTGAATACGCTGATTGTAGGCGCCAGTGGATACGCTGGTGTAGAGCTCGCGACCTTTCTGAATCGCCATCCGCATATGAACATAACCGCTTTAGCGGTTTCAGCGCAAAGTCCGGATGCCGGAAAGTTACTTTCCGATCTTCACCCGCAGCTGAAAGGGGTGATCGATCTGCCATTGCAGCCGCTGAGCGATCCTGCTGAGTACGCCGGTAAAGTGGATGTGGTGTTTCTGGCGACTGCCCACGAAGTCAGCCACGATCTGGCGCCAGAATTCCTTAAAGCGGGCTGCGTGGTGTTCGATCTCTCGGGCGCTTTCCGCGTCAACGACGAAAACTTCTTTACCCAATACTACGGCTTTACCCATCAGCATCAGCAGTGGCTGGATAAAGCGGTGTACGGTCTGGCGGAGTGGCAGCATGACAAAATCAAAGAAGCGCAGCTGATTGCGGTGCCGGGTTGTTATCCGACGGCCGCGCAGCTGGCGCTGAAACCGCTGGTCGCCGCCGATCTGCTGAATAACGCGCAGTGGCCGGTAATTAACGCCACCAGCGGCGTCAGCGGCGCCGGTCGTAAGGCCAGCATGAATACCAGCTTCTGCGAAGTCAGCCTGAAAGCGTACAACCTGTTTGCCCATCGCCATCAGCCGGAAATCGCGGCGCATCTTGGCGTGCCGGTGATTTTCAACCCGCATCTCGGCAACTTCCCGCGCGGTATTCTCGAAACCATCACCTGCCGGGTGAAGGCCGGCGTGACGCGTGTAGATGTAGCGGAAGCCTTCCATAACGCCTATCACGATAAACCGCTGGTGCGTGTCTATCAGCAGGGCGTGCCGGAGCTGAAAGCGGTTGTAGGCCTGCCGTTCTGCGATATCGGTTTTGCGATCCAGGGCGAGCATTTGATCATCGTGGCGGTGGAAGATAATCTGCTGAAAGGCGCTTCATCGCAGGCGGTTCAGTGTTTAAATATTCGTTTCGGCTTCCCTGAAACGCAGTCACTTATTTAA
- the ppc gene encoding phosphoenolpyruvate carboxylase, with product MNEQYSAMRSNVSMLGKLLGDTIKDALGENILDRVETIRKLSKSSRAGNDADRQELLNTLQNLSNDELLPVARAFSQFLNLTNTAEQYHTISPKGEGANNPEMLAKVFDRLKQQPDLSEEAVREAIESLSLELVLTAHPTEITRRTLIHKLVEVNTCLKQLDHNDLSDYDRGQIMRRLRQLVAQAWHTDEIRKYRPSPVDEAKWGFAVVENSLWEGVPNFLRELNEQVEASFGYKLPVDFVPVQFTSWMGGDRDGNPNVTADITRHVLQLSRWKATDLFLRDIAVLVSELSMSECTPEVRKLCGNPEALEPYREIMKHLRSQLTNTQAYLEARLKGERLPRPADLLISNDQLWDPLYTCYQSLQACGMGIIANGQLLDTMRRVKCFGVPLVRIDIRQESTRHTEAIAEVTRYLGLGDYESWSEADKQAFLIRELNSKRPLLPRQWEPSANTHEVLETCRVAAQAPKGSIAAYVISMAKTPSDVLAVHLLLKEAGIPFAMPVAPLFETLDDLNNANDVMSQLLSIDWYRGFIQGKQMVMIGYSDSAKDAGVMAASWAQYQAQDALIKTCEKAGIALTLFHGRGGTIGRGGAPAQAALLSQPPGSLKGGLRVTEQGEMIRFKYGLPEITISSLSLYTGAILEANLLPPPEPKKEWRSIMDQLSRVSCDMYRGYVRENADFVPYFRSATPEQELGKLPLGSRPAKRRPTGGVESLRAIPWIFAWTQNRLMLPAWLGAGAALQKAMEQGHQDQLETMCRDWPFFSTRLGMLEMVFSKADLWLAEYYDQRLVDTSLWPLGKQLRDQLDSDIKAVLTIANDSHLMADQPWIAESIALRNVYTDPLNVLQAELLHRSRQQEQSGGEVDARVEQALMVTIAGVAAGMRNTG from the coding sequence ATGAACGAACAATATTCCGCAATGCGAAGTAATGTCAGTATGCTCGGCAAACTGCTCGGGGATACGATAAAGGATGCGCTGGGAGAGAACATCCTCGACCGGGTGGAAACCATCCGCAAACTCTCCAAGTCATCCCGCGCGGGAAATGACGCCGATCGTCAGGAATTGCTGAATACGCTGCAAAACCTGTCGAATGATGAATTGCTGCCGGTAGCGAGAGCATTCAGTCAGTTTCTGAATCTGACCAATACCGCCGAGCAGTACCACACCATCTCACCAAAAGGTGAAGGCGCAAATAATCCTGAGATGCTGGCAAAGGTGTTTGATCGCCTGAAACAGCAACCCGATCTCAGCGAAGAGGCCGTCCGTGAAGCCATTGAGTCGCTGTCACTGGAGCTGGTGCTCACTGCACACCCGACTGAAATCACCCGTCGCACCCTGATTCACAAACTGGTTGAAGTTAATACCTGCCTGAAGCAGCTCGACCATAATGACCTGTCGGATTACGACCGTGGACAGATTATGCGCCGCCTGCGTCAGCTGGTGGCCCAGGCCTGGCACACCGATGAGATCCGTAAATATCGTCCATCGCCGGTCGATGAAGCCAAATGGGGCTTTGCGGTCGTGGAAAATAGCCTGTGGGAAGGTGTCCCCAACTTCCTGCGCGAACTGAATGAGCAGGTCGAAGCCTCCTTTGGTTACAAACTGCCGGTCGACTTTGTGCCGGTGCAGTTTACCTCGTGGATGGGCGGCGATCGCGATGGCAATCCAAATGTCACCGCCGATATTACCCGCCATGTATTGCAGTTAAGCCGCTGGAAAGCCACCGACCTGTTCCTGCGTGATATCGCGGTGCTGGTTTCTGAGCTGTCGATGTCAGAATGTACGCCTGAAGTGCGCAAGCTGTGCGGTAATCCGGAAGCGCTGGAGCCGTACCGTGAAATTATGAAGCATCTGCGCAGCCAGCTGACTAATACCCAGGCTTATCTGGAAGCGCGCCTGAAAGGCGAACGCCTGCCGCGTCCAGCCGATCTGCTGATTTCCAATGATCAGCTGTGGGATCCGCTCTATACCTGTTATCAGTCACTGCAGGCGTGCGGCATGGGTATTATCGCCAACGGCCAGCTGCTGGATACCATGCGTCGCGTGAAATGCTTCGGCGTGCCGCTGGTGCGAATTGATATCCGTCAGGAGAGCACCCGCCATACTGAAGCTATTGCTGAAGTGACGCGTTATCTCGGCCTTGGTGATTACGAAAGCTGGTCAGAAGCGGATAAACAGGCGTTTCTGATCCGCGAACTGAACTCCAAACGTCCGCTGTTGCCACGCCAGTGGGAACCGAGCGCCAATACCCATGAAGTACTGGAGACCTGCCGCGTCGCCGCACAGGCGCCGAAAGGTTCGATTGCCGCCTATGTGATCTCGATGGCGAAGACGCCGTCGGACGTGCTGGCGGTGCATCTGCTGTTAAAAGAAGCCGGTATTCCGTTCGCCATGCCGGTGGCGCCACTGTTTGAAACCCTTGATGACCTGAATAACGCCAACGATGTGATGAGCCAGCTGCTCAGCATTGACTGGTATCGCGGCTTTATCCAGGGCAAACAGATGGTGATGATTGGCTATTCTGACTCGGCAAAAGACGCCGGGGTGATGGCCGCTTCCTGGGCGCAGTATCAGGCGCAGGACGCATTAATCAAAACCTGCGAGAAAGCGGGTATCGCCCTGACGCTGTTCCACGGACGCGGCGGCACTATCGGCCGTGGCGGCGCACCGGCGCAGGCGGCGCTGCTGTCACAGCCGCCGGGCAGCCTGAAAGGTGGTCTGCGTGTCACCGAACAGGGTGAGATGATCCGCTTTAAATACGGGCTGCCGGAAATCACCATTTCCAGTCTGTCGCTGTATACCGGTGCGATTCTGGAAGCAAACCTGCTGCCACCGCCGGAGCCGAAGAAAGAGTGGCGCAGCATTATGGACCAGCTGTCGAGAGTCTCCTGCGATATGTACCGTGGCTATGTCCGCGAAAATGCTGACTTTGTGCCTTATTTCCGTTCGGCGACGCCGGAACAGGAGCTGGGCAAACTGCCGCTCGGTTCACGCCCGGCCAAACGTCGTCCGACCGGCGGCGTTGAGTCACTGCGCGCTATTCCATGGATCTTCGCCTGGACGCAGAACCGTCTGATGCTGCCCGCCTGGCTGGGCGCTGGCGCCGCATTGCAGAAAGCAATGGAGCAGGGTCATCAGGATCAGCTGGAAACCATGTGCCGTGACTGGCCGTTCTTCTCCACCCGTCTTGGCATGCTGGAGATGGTGTTCTCGAAAGCCGATCTGTGGCTGGCGGAATATTACGATCAGCGTCTGGTGGATACCTCACTGTGGCCGCTGGGCAAACAGCTGCGTGATCAGCTGGACTCCGATATCAAAGCGGTGCTGACAATCGCCAATGATTCACATCTGATGGCCGACCAGCCGTGGATTGCGGAATCTATTGCCCTGCGTAACGTCTATACCGACCCGCTGAACGTATTGCAGGCCGAACTGTTGCATCGTTCGCGTCAGCAGGAGCAAAGTGGTGGTGAAGTGGATGCCCGCGTCGAGCAGGCGCTGATGGTGACTATCGCCGGTGTGGCGGCGGGAATGCGTAATACGGGTTAA